One window from the genome of Castellaniella sp. MT123 encodes:
- a CDS encoding DNA topoisomerase IV subunit B, translated as MNTARYDESSIRVLKGLEPVRQRPGMYTRTDNPLHIIQEVIDNAADEALAGFGSRIAVAVHADGSLSVEDDGRGIPVGEHPEEHAPVVELVFTRLHAGGKFNKADGGAYAFSGGLHGVGVSVTNALSTRLEVTVWRDGGEWRIVFADGTVVEPLSQVGSVGKRRSGTRVRVWPDVRYFDQAQVPLGDLEHALRSKAVLLPGTRVTLALEKSGQQREWHYESGLKGYLAEALGDTPTLVPMFEGQQYAGDDDEQYAAGEGAQWVVAWTDEGSVVRESYVNLIATPAGGTHESGLREGLFNAVKSFAELHNLLPKGIRLLPEDVFARASFILSAKVLDPQFQGQIKERLNSRDAVRLVGGFLRNALELWLHANVEYGKRLAELAIGQAQARTRAARKVEKRKGSGVAVLPGKLTDCESSDASRTEVFLVEGDSAGGSAKMGRDKEFQAILPLRGKILNAWEVERDRLFANNEIHDISVAIGVDPHGVGQEVDLSGLRYGRICILSDADVDGSHIQVLLLTLFLRHFPRLIEAGHVYIARPPLFRVDVPAAGKRPARKVYCLDQLELDAVQEKLRGEGLRENAWRISRFKGLGEMNAEQLWDTTLNPDTRRLAQVRHGDEGLRDSERMFEMLMARGEANQRRVWLEEKGNLADVDI; from the coding sequence GTGAACACTGCACGCTATGACGAGTCATCGATCCGCGTCCTGAAAGGGCTGGAGCCCGTGCGCCAGCGACCGGGCATGTACACGCGCACCGATAACCCCTTGCACATCATCCAGGAGGTCATCGACAACGCCGCCGACGAGGCGCTGGCCGGCTTTGGCAGCCGCATCGCCGTGGCCGTGCACGCCGACGGCAGCCTGTCGGTCGAAGATGACGGCCGGGGCATCCCGGTAGGCGAGCACCCCGAAGAACATGCGCCCGTGGTGGAGCTGGTCTTTACACGATTGCATGCGGGAGGCAAGTTCAACAAGGCCGATGGCGGCGCCTATGCGTTTTCCGGTGGTCTGCACGGCGTGGGGGTGTCGGTCACCAACGCGCTGTCCACCCGGCTGGAAGTCACCGTCTGGCGCGACGGTGGCGAATGGCGCATCGTCTTTGCCGACGGGACGGTGGTCGAACCACTGTCCCAGGTGGGGTCGGTCGGCAAGCGGCGTTCGGGCACCCGCGTGCGGGTCTGGCCGGACGTCCGGTATTTCGACCAAGCCCAGGTGCCGCTGGGCGATCTGGAACATGCCCTGCGCAGCAAGGCGGTGCTGCTGCCCGGTACGCGGGTGACCCTGGCGCTGGAAAAATCCGGCCAGCAGCGCGAATGGCACTATGAATCCGGCCTGAAGGGCTATCTGGCCGAGGCCCTGGGCGATACCCCGACATTGGTGCCGATGTTCGAAGGCCAGCAGTATGCGGGCGACGATGACGAGCAGTACGCAGCGGGCGAGGGCGCCCAGTGGGTCGTCGCCTGGACCGACGAAGGATCCGTGGTGCGGGAATCCTACGTGAACCTGATCGCCACGCCGGCGGGCGGCACGCACGAATCCGGCCTGCGGGAAGGGCTGTTCAACGCCGTCAAATCCTTCGCGGAGCTGCACAATCTGCTGCCCAAGGGGATCCGGCTACTGCCCGAGGACGTTTTCGCGCGGGCCAGTTTCATCCTGTCGGCCAAGGTGCTGGATCCGCAGTTTCAGGGCCAGATCAAGGAGCGCCTGAACAGCCGCGACGCCGTGCGGCTGGTGGGCGGGTTCCTGCGCAACGCGCTGGAACTCTGGCTGCACGCCAATGTGGAATACGGCAAACGGCTGGCGGAACTGGCCATCGGTCAGGCTCAGGCACGCACCCGGGCGGCCCGCAAGGTCGAGAAGCGCAAGGGCTCCGGCGTGGCCGTGCTGCCGGGCAAACTGACGGACTGTGAATCTTCGGATGCGTCCCGCACCGAGGTCTTCCTGGTCGAGGGCGATTCCGCTGGAGGGTCGGCCAAGATGGGGCGCGACAAGGAATTCCAGGCCATCCTGCCGCTGCGCGGCAAGATCCTGAACGCCTGGGAGGTCGAGCGCGACCGGCTGTTTGCCAACAACGAGATCCACGATATTTCCGTCGCCATCGGGGTGGACCCGCACGGCGTGGGCCAGGAGGTGGACCTGTCGGGCTTGCGCTATGGCCGCATCTGCATCTTGTCGGATGCCGACGTGGACGGCTCTCATATCCAGGTGCTGCTGCTGACCCTCTTTTTGCGGCATTTCCCGCGCCTGATCGAGGCCGGTCACGTGTACATCGCCCGTCCGCCGTTGTTCCGCGTGGATGTGCCGGCGGCCGGGAAGCGCCCCGCGCGCAAGGTCTACTGCCTGGATCAGCTGGAACTCGATGCCGTGCAGGAAAAACTGCGCGGCGAGGGCCTGCGCGAGAACGCCTGGCGGATCAGCCGCTTCAAGGGGCTGGGTGAAATGAACGCCGAACAGCTCTGGGACACCACCTTGAACCCCGACACTCGCCGGCTGGCGCAGGTGCGGCATGGCGACGAGGGCCTGCGGGATTCGGAGCGGATGTTCGAGATGCTGATGGCGCGTGGCGAGGCAAACCAGCGGCGCGTCTGGCTGGAAGAAAAAGGCAATCTGGCCGACGTGGACATATAA
- the trxA gene encoding thioredoxin TrxA gives MSDSIKHVSDASFQSDVLQSDLPVLVDYWAEWCGPCKMVAPLLDEAAAKYQGRVTIAKLNVDDNPNSAAKYGIRGIPTLMLFKDGKIASTKVGALSRAQLQAFLDESL, from the coding sequence ATGAGTGACTCCATCAAGCACGTAAGCGATGCGTCCTTCCAATCCGACGTGCTCCAATCCGATCTGCCCGTTCTCGTCGATTACTGGGCCGAATGGTGCGGGCCCTGCAAAATGGTCGCCCCGCTACTCGACGAAGCCGCCGCCAAATACCAGGGCCGCGTCACCATCGCCAAACTGAATGTCGACGACAATCCCAACAGCGCCGCCAAATACGGCATCCGCGGGATCCCCACCCTGATGCTGTTCAAGGACGGCAAGATCGCCTCGACCAAGGTCGGCGCATTGTCCCGCGCCCAGCTTCAGGCCTTCCTCGACGAATCCCTCTGA
- the gdhA gene encoding NADP-specific glutamate dehydrogenase, whose amino-acid sequence MSLPSVEQFLSQLQARDPHQPEFMQAVKEVMHSLWPFIQKNPRYASQALLERIVEPERAFQFRICWMDDTGHTRVNRGFRIQHSSAIGPYKGGMRFHPSVNLSILKFLAFEQTFKNALTTLPMGGGKGGSDFDPKGKSDAEVMRFCQALIIELYRHLGPDTDVPAGDIGVGAREVGFMAGMMKKLSNQGACVFTGKGLSFGGSLIRPEATGYGAVYFAEEMLKHAGQSLDGYTVSVSGSGNVAQYTIEKCMQLGARVITVSDSHGCVVDPAGFTPEKLAALIELKNEKRGRVEEYARQFGLTYEAGKRPWHVPVDVALPCATQNELEIEDARTLIANGVRCVAEGANMPSTIEAAEAFIAAGVLYAPGKASNAGGVAVSGLEMSQNAQRLHWTRDEVDAKLHAIMRDIHQNCVHHGSEAGKVNYLNGANIAGFVKVADAMLAQGVY is encoded by the coding sequence ATGAGTCTTCCTTCCGTCGAACAGTTTCTCAGCCAGCTGCAGGCACGCGACCCGCACCAGCCCGAATTCATGCAGGCTGTCAAAGAAGTCATGCACAGTCTCTGGCCCTTCATCCAGAAGAATCCGCGCTACGCCAGCCAGGCTCTGCTCGAACGCATCGTCGAACCGGAACGCGCCTTCCAGTTCCGCATCTGCTGGATGGACGACACGGGACACACCCGCGTCAATCGTGGTTTTCGCATCCAGCACAGTTCGGCCATCGGCCCCTACAAAGGCGGCATGCGCTTCCACCCTTCGGTGAACCTGTCGATCCTGAAGTTCCTGGCCTTCGAACAAACCTTCAAGAACGCGCTGACCACCCTGCCCATGGGCGGCGGCAAGGGCGGGTCCGACTTCGACCCCAAGGGCAAATCCGATGCCGAAGTCATGCGCTTCTGCCAGGCGCTGATCATTGAACTCTATCGTCACCTGGGCCCGGACACCGACGTGCCCGCCGGCGACATCGGCGTGGGTGCCCGCGAAGTCGGTTTCATGGCCGGCATGATGAAAAAATTGTCCAACCAGGGCGCCTGCGTCTTCACCGGCAAGGGCCTGTCCTTCGGCGGCAGCCTGATCCGGCCGGAAGCCACCGGCTACGGCGCGGTGTACTTCGCCGAGGAAATGCTCAAGCACGCGGGCCAGTCCCTCGACGGCTACACGGTCTCCGTCTCGGGCTCGGGCAACGTCGCCCAATACACCATCGAGAAATGCATGCAGCTCGGCGCCCGCGTGATCACGGTCTCCGACTCGCACGGCTGCGTCGTCGATCCGGCCGGCTTCACCCCGGAAAAGCTCGCCGCCCTGATCGAACTGAAGAACGAAAAGCGCGGCCGCGTGGAAGAATACGCCCGGCAGTTCGGCCTGACCTACGAGGCCGGCAAGCGCCCCTGGCACGTGCCGGTAGACGTGGCCCTGCCCTGCGCCACGCAAAACGAACTGGAAATCGAAGACGCCCGCACTCTGATCGCCAATGGCGTGCGCTGCGTGGCCGAAGGCGCCAACATGCCGTCCACCATCGAAGCCGCCGAGGCCTTCATCGCGGCGGGCGTGCTGTATGCCCCGGGCAAGGCCAGCAATGCGGGCGGCGTGGCCGTCTCCGGCCTGGAAATGAGCCAGAACGCCCAACGGTTGCACTGGACGCGCGACGAGGTCGATGCCAAGCTGCACGCCATCATGCGCGACATCCACCAGAACTGCGTGCATCACGGCAGCGAAGCCGGAAAGGTCAATTACCTGAACGGCGCCAACATCGCCGGCTTCGTCAAGGTCGCCGACGCCATGCTGGCCCAAGGGGTGTACTGA
- the rho gene encoding transcription termination factor Rho, giving the protein MHLNELKALHVSQLLDMAAGLEIDNASRLRKQELMFAIMKRRAKQGEQVFGDGVLEVLPDGFGFLRSPETSYLASTDDIYISPSQIRRFNLHTGDSIEGEVRTPKDGERYFALVKVDTVNGMQPEAIKHRIMFENLTPLHPDVPMVLERDIKSKENITGRIMDIFAPIGKGQRALIVASPKSGKTVMMQHIAHAITANYPDAVMIVMLVDERPEEVTEMQRTVRGEVVASTFDEPATRHVQVAEMVIEKAKRLVELKKDVVILLDSITRLARAYNTVVPASGKVLTGGVDANALQRPKRFFGAARNLEEGGSLTIIGTALIETGSRMDEVIYEEFKGTGNSEVHLERRLAEKRIYPAINLNKSGTRREELLIKPELLQKVWVLRKFIHDMDEVEAMEFILDKIRATKNNAEFFDMMKK; this is encoded by the coding sequence ATGCACCTGAACGAACTCAAAGCGCTGCACGTTTCGCAGCTGCTCGACATGGCCGCCGGTCTCGAGATCGACAATGCCAGTCGGCTGCGCAAACAGGAACTGATGTTTGCCATCATGAAGCGGCGCGCCAAACAGGGCGAACAGGTCTTCGGCGACGGCGTCCTGGAAGTCCTGCCGGACGGATTCGGTTTTCTGCGCTCGCCGGAAACGTCCTACCTGGCCAGCACCGACGACATCTATATTTCCCCCTCGCAGATCCGCCGCTTCAATCTGCACACCGGCGATTCGATCGAGGGCGAAGTCCGCACCCCGAAAGATGGCGAGCGCTATTTTGCCCTGGTGAAGGTCGACACGGTCAACGGCATGCAGCCGGAAGCGATCAAGCACCGGATCATGTTCGAGAACCTCACGCCGCTGCACCCCGACGTGCCGATGGTGTTGGAACGCGACATCAAGAGCAAGGAAAACATCACCGGGCGCATCATGGATATCTTCGCGCCCATCGGCAAAGGCCAGCGCGCCCTGATCGTGGCCAGCCCGAAATCGGGCAAGACCGTGATGATGCAGCATATTGCCCACGCCATCACCGCAAACTACCCCGATGCGGTGATGATCGTCATGCTGGTTGACGAGCGCCCCGAGGAAGTCACCGAGATGCAGCGCACCGTGCGCGGCGAGGTCGTCGCCTCCACGTTCGACGAACCCGCGACACGACATGTGCAAGTCGCGGAAATGGTTATCGAGAAGGCCAAGCGCCTGGTTGAGTTAAAAAAGGATGTTGTCATTCTGCTGGATTCGATCACCCGCTTGGCACGCGCCTATAACACCGTGGTGCCAGCGTCGGGCAAGGTCCTGACCGGCGGCGTGGACGCCAACGCGCTGCAGCGCCCGAAGCGTTTTTTCGGCGCGGCACGCAACCTCGAGGAAGGCGGTTCGCTGACGATCATCGGCACGGCCCTGATCGAAACCGGCAGCCGGATGGACGAGGTGATTTACGAAGAATTCAAGGGCACCGGCAATTCCGAAGTGCACCTCGAACGGCGATTGGCCGAAAAGCGCATCTACCCGGCCATCAACCTGAACAAATCCGGCACGCGTCGCGAAGAGCTCCTGATCAAACCCGAACTTCTACAGAAGGTCTGGGTGCTACGCAAGTTCATCCATGACATGGATGAGGTCGAAGCCATGGAATTCATCCTGGATAAAATCCGGGCTACCAAAAACAATGCCGAATTTTTTGACATGATGAAGAAATAA
- a CDS encoding YhdP family protein: protein MRQFISRLSRNWGRRALVLIVCLYFGLGGALLAARYVVLPHLDDWRPWIADRLSQALGVPVALGPIQVSWRGWDPQFDVSDVRVSAPDGHALLAVPVVRARLNWAALLPGRQGALRLWVRQMDLTLDRRPDGSIDFLGQNLDPGDSTRQEAMPGWLQWVLAQPLIAFHDTTLRWRDQRRGAPELVLKDVDAVLRRQGPDGLGLSLSARAPAAEDARLDLRVRVGDAARLVQGLQPQDWQGWLRVSGASARAWRAWIDLPDALQQGRLDAQAWMQAAKDSPRLTMLLGFEALRWAPDDQESLQVPRAEIWAQGRLSQWQGLSLGTSMTEGLAFDVRLQDTQLRQPQWFDEPLAFGAVAVRGKVSHAGHWSLTLDQLDWRNADISMRGAGRWDAGGGDAGQADFQGTIAQAQLNAIYRYLPREVDADARHWLAKGLQAGTLSNGHWLLQGDLDRFPFGEQPQAGDFRVWGDFQDARIEFVPDAPKGRSWPLLQGVTGTADLHRMDLRLTASTARMEPLAGQVIRLGGLQARIPDLEHEATLQVSGQTEADGGTYMALIRHTPIGRMLDGVFDEASAAGDWQVPLSLTIPLLHAEDAQVQGRVDLQQGRLQFLPQAPAFQDIRGSLHFSEQGVRIVQALHAQLLGGALQAQGALGGKHATGLSFHGRMTAQALAAFVGVPGMRRITGTLDYQAQLAQQGKAYNLTLDSDTQGLALDFPAPLSKPAPQPRKLQVRWSDADPQSDTLDIRYGDFVVLGLRHQRQVRAGSYFQRAAIGMGQAPDADGAGLRVTLAYPLFDLDIWNRIVDEFSIPRRGRAPAGRSASRPLWPDLSLLSVQADQLRLLGTRLDHAVMRVTRTQEEQWSMNLRSEQTTGTLKWQEQDGRVTGRMSGRFARLSLGDDSRDTQSLLPEAEVDQDAAFDDDLEIPGIVLQADELRLYGHPVGALALEGSRDSANHVWLLSHLRIGDEDARLRGTGTWRLRGPGRGLTLKATATAQDLGTWLSHAGLPGVLAGGQGTLKGDFEWHDLPWRHDKADLRGKLEISLDKGRFLKLGSQTAKLLEFLSLQSITRLNHLGQGLTGLPKDGFPFDQLRGMLSLNQGVIQAHDYKVIGPVGTILLEGRTNILDKTLNLQAVMVPNLDVSGAAIAAGIAVNPLIGLGAFVTQWLLKTPLAKAMTVRYRITGTWDDPRITDVPVASAEQPAPSAKAAVSN from the coding sequence ATGCGCCAATTCATTTCAAGGCTTTCCCGCAACTGGGGGCGTCGCGCCCTCGTTCTGATCGTCTGCCTGTATTTCGGGCTGGGCGGCGCGCTGCTGGCGGCGCGCTACGTCGTCCTGCCGCATCTGGACGACTGGCGTCCGTGGATCGCCGATCGACTGTCGCAGGCCTTGGGCGTTCCGGTTGCCCTGGGGCCGATCCAGGTTTCCTGGCGGGGTTGGGATCCACAGTTCGACGTCAGCGACGTACGCGTGTCCGCTCCCGACGGTCATGCGCTGCTGGCCGTGCCCGTCGTGCGCGCACGATTGAACTGGGCCGCGCTGCTGCCGGGGCGCCAGGGCGCACTGCGCCTGTGGGTCCGGCAGATGGATCTGACCCTGGACCGGCGGCCCGACGGCAGCATCGACTTCCTGGGACAGAACCTGGACCCGGGCGATTCCACCCGCCAGGAAGCCATGCCGGGCTGGCTGCAATGGGTGCTGGCTCAGCCGCTGATCGCTTTTCACGACACCACGCTGCGCTGGCGGGATCAGCGGCGCGGGGCGCCCGAGCTCGTGCTCAAGGACGTCGATGCCGTGCTGCGTCGCCAGGGACCGGATGGTCTGGGCCTGTCGCTCTCGGCGCGCGCGCCTGCCGCCGAGGATGCCCGGCTGGACCTGCGCGTGCGGGTGGGTGACGCGGCCCGGCTGGTGCAGGGGCTGCAGCCGCAGGACTGGCAAGGATGGTTGCGGGTTTCCGGGGCCAGTGCACGTGCCTGGCGTGCCTGGATCGACCTGCCGGATGCCTTGCAACAGGGACGGCTGGATGCACAGGCCTGGATGCAGGCGGCCAAGGACTCGCCGCGGCTGACCATGCTGCTGGGGTTCGAGGCCCTGCGCTGGGCGCCGGACGACCAGGAAAGCCTCCAGGTGCCCCGCGCCGAAATCTGGGCGCAAGGCCGCCTGAGCCAATGGCAAGGGTTGTCGCTGGGGACGTCCATGACAGAGGGCCTGGCCTTCGACGTCCGTCTGCAGGATACGCAACTGCGCCAGCCGCAGTGGTTCGACGAGCCCCTGGCATTCGGTGCCGTGGCTGTGCGCGGCAAGGTGAGCCATGCCGGACATTGGTCCCTGACGCTCGACCAGCTGGATTGGCGCAATGCGGACATCAGCATGCGGGGTGCGGGGCGCTGGGATGCCGGCGGGGGAGACGCAGGACAGGCCGATTTTCAGGGCACGATCGCCCAGGCGCAATTGAATGCGATTTACCGCTATCTGCCGCGCGAAGTCGATGCGGATGCCCGCCACTGGCTGGCCAAGGGTCTGCAAGCGGGCACGCTGTCCAATGGGCACTGGCTTTTGCAGGGTGACCTGGACCGCTTCCCGTTCGGCGAACAGCCACAGGCTGGCGATTTCCGCGTCTGGGGGGATTTTCAGGATGCCCGCATCGAGTTCGTGCCGGATGCTCCGAAAGGCCGGTCGTGGCCTCTGCTGCAGGGCGTCACCGGAACGGCCGACCTGCACCGGATGGACCTGCGTCTGACGGCCAGTACGGCGCGGATGGAACCTCTGGCCGGACAGGTGATCCGGCTGGGCGGGCTGCAGGCCCGCATCCCCGATCTGGAGCATGAAGCCACACTGCAGGTGTCGGGCCAGACCGAGGCCGATGGCGGTACCTATATGGCCCTGATCCGGCACACGCCCATCGGCCGCATGCTGGACGGTGTCTTCGATGAGGCCAGCGCCGCCGGTGATTGGCAAGTGCCGCTGTCCCTGACAATCCCCTTGCTGCATGCCGAGGATGCGCAAGTGCAGGGCCGCGTCGATCTGCAGCAGGGGCGCTTGCAGTTTCTGCCCCAGGCCCCGGCATTCCAGGATATCCGGGGCAGCCTGCATTTCAGCGAACAAGGGGTGCGGATCGTCCAGGCGCTGCACGCACAGTTGCTGGGGGGAGCGCTTCAGGCGCAGGGCGCGTTGGGCGGCAAGCACGCGACGGGCCTGTCCTTTCACGGGCGGATGACAGCTCAGGCACTGGCCGCCTTCGTCGGCGTGCCGGGCATGCGGCGGATCACGGGTACGCTGGACTACCAGGCCCAGCTGGCGCAGCAGGGAAAGGCCTACAACCTCACCCTGGATTCGGATACCCAGGGGCTTGCGCTGGATTTCCCCGCGCCGTTGTCCAAGCCCGCCCCACAGCCGCGCAAGTTGCAGGTGCGTTGGTCGGATGCCGATCCGCAGTCCGATACGCTCGATATCCGCTATGGCGATTTCGTGGTCCTGGGGTTGCGCCATCAGCGTCAGGTCCGCGCCGGATCCTATTTTCAGCGAGCCGCCATCGGGATGGGGCAGGCGCCCGACGCGGATGGGGCCGGGCTGCGCGTGACGCTGGCCTATCCCCTGTTCGATCTGGATATCTGGAACCGGATCGTCGACGAGTTTTCCATTCCGCGGCGCGGGCGCGCGCCGGCCGGGCGATCGGCCAGCCGGCCGCTATGGCCGGATCTGTCGCTGCTCAGCGTCCAGGCGGACCAGTTGCGCCTGCTGGGCACCCGTCTGGACCATGCCGTGATGCGGGTGACACGCACCCAGGAAGAACAGTGGTCCATGAATCTGCGCTCCGAGCAGACGACCGGTACGCTGAAATGGCAGGAACAGGACGGCCGGGTGACGGGCCGCATGTCGGGCCGCTTCGCGCGCCTGAGCCTGGGCGATGATTCCCGGGATACCCAATCCCTGCTGCCCGAAGCCGAAGTGGACCAGGATGCCGCGTTCGACGACGACCTGGAGATCCCGGGCATCGTCCTGCAGGCGGACGAATTGCGTCTGTACGGACACCCGGTTGGCGCGCTGGCCCTGGAAGGCTCCCGCGACAGTGCGAACCATGTCTGGCTATTGAGCCATTTGCGGATCGGCGACGAGGATGCCCGCCTGCGGGGTACCGGTACCTGGCGCTTGCGTGGGCCGGGCCGAGGCCTGACACTCAAGGCGACGGCGACGGCGCAGGATCTCGGGACCTGGCTGTCGCACGCTGGCCTGCCCGGTGTGCTCGCGGGCGGGCAGGGGACGCTCAAGGGGGACTTCGAATGGCATGATCTACCCTGGCGTCACGACAAGGCCGATTTGCGGGGAAAACTGGAAATTTCGCTGGACAAGGGGCGTTTCCTGAAGCTGGGCTCGCAGACGGCCAAGTTGCTGGAGTTTCTGTCCTTGCAGTCGATCACGCGGCTGAATCACCTGGGACAGGGGCTGACCGGTCTACCGAAGGATGGTTTCCCATTCGATCAGCTGCGCGGCATGCTCAGCTTGAACCAGGGCGTGATCCAGGCGCACGATTACAAGGTGATCGGGCCGGTGGGCACGATTCTGCTCGAAGGCCGCACCAACATCCTGGACAAGACCTTGAACCTGCAGGCGGTCATGGTGCCCAATCTGGACGTCAGCGGCGCGGCGATTGCGGCGGGGATCGCCGTCAACCCGTTGATCGGGCTGGGTGCCTTCGTCACCCAATGGCTGCTGAAGACACCGCTGGCCAAGGCCATGACGGTGCGCTACCGGATCACCGGCACCTGGGACGATCCCAGAATCACGGACGTGCCGGTGGCTTCGGCCGAACAACCGGCGCCGTCGGCAAAGGCCGCCGTATCGAATTAG